The Methylomonas koyamae genome has a segment encoding these proteins:
- a CDS encoding Hsp20/alpha crystallin family protein, which translates to MSSLSPFVGGNLFDELFRDISPGYLVRPLHGDPLPAQIKVDIKENPNEYVVHAELPGAGKENIHVQIEGNVVSIRAEISQIDTQNKDDKPLRSERYFGQVSRSFQLPVDIDQNASKARYDNGILTLNLVKAQSKGGQRLSID; encoded by the coding sequence ATGAGCAGCTTGAGTCCATTTGTCGGCGGTAATCTGTTTGACGAGTTGTTTCGGGATATCAGTCCGGGCTATTTGGTTCGCCCATTACACGGCGATCCGTTGCCGGCACAGATTAAAGTCGATATCAAAGAAAATCCGAACGAATATGTGGTTCACGCCGAATTGCCCGGCGCCGGCAAGGAAAATATTCACGTCCAGATCGAAGGCAACGTGGTCAGTATCCGCGCCGAAATCAGCCAGATCGATACCCAGAATAAAGACGACAAGCCGTTACGCAGCGAGCGTTATTTCGGCCAGGTATCGCGCAGTTTTCAATTGCCGGTGGATATCGACCAGAACGCCAGCAAAGCCCGCTACGATAACGGTATTCTGACGTTGAATCTGGTCAAGGCCCAAAGCAAGGGCGGCCAGCGCTTGAGTATCGATTAA